One genomic segment of Bradyrhizobium prioriisuperbiae includes these proteins:
- the metH gene encoding methionine synthase, translating into MTAKIQSETETRLRKLASERILVLDGAMGTMIQALEFDEAAFRSERFKDFHRDVRGNNDLLILTQPDAIQTIHAQYLRAGADIVATNTFSSTSIAQADYEMSDLAYELNLQGAKLARAAADIVSAEDGKPRFVAGALGPTNRTASISPDVSNPGYRAVTFDDLRIAYSEQINGLLDGGADLLLVETIFDTLNAKAALYAVAEICEARGIHVPVMISGTITDKSGRLLSGQLPEAFWYSVRHADPVTIGFNCALGAEDLRAHIDDIGRVADTLVCAYPNAGLPNEFGQYDESPEYMARLVGEFAQSGLVNIVGGCCGTTPDHIAAIAAAVAPHPPRKVVEIAPRLRLSGLEPFELTPEIPFVNVGERTNVTGSARFRKLITNGDYTAALQVARDQVESGAQIIDVNMDEGLLDSELAMTTFLHLVASEPDIARVPVMVDSSKFHVIEAGLKCVQGKPIVNSISMKEGEEKFIHEATIARRHGAAVVVMAFDEQGQADTFARKTEICKRAYDILVNQLNFPPEDIIFDPNVFAIATGIEEHNNYGVDFIEATRWIRQNLPHAHISGGVSNLSFSFRGNEPVREAMHSVFLYHAIKAGMDMGIVNAGQMAVYDDLDPELRQVCEEVILNLDPGASERLLALAEKFRGKDGKQTKEADLAWREWPVDKRLSHALVHGITEFIEADTEDARALADRPLAVIEGPLMAGMNIVGDLFGDGKMFLPQVVKSARVMKQAVAYLMPFMEEEKARNLANGVATDGRNSAGKIVLATVKGDVHDIGKNIVGIVLQCNNFEVIDLGVMVPAAKIIETAKAEQADIIGLSGLITPSLDEMCHLAAEMERNGLDLPLLIGGATTSRVHTAVKIDPNYKRGPVVHVNDASRAVGVASSLLSPERRTAYAADVRQEYLKISTAHAKAQADKKRLSLAKARENAMTIDWTRYQPKKPSFIGTKTFTEYSLAELADYIDWTPFFQTWELTGRFPAILDDPKAGEVARSLYEDAQRMLKQIVDEKWFKASATIGFWPANAEGDDIIVYSDDTRTTPIATYYTLRQQLEKREGRSNTALSDFVAPKSSGVADYIGSFVVTAGIGEDVIADRFKLANDDYSSILVKALADRLAEAFAERMHQRARKEFWGYAADENVSTNDLILEQYAGIRPAPGYPAQPDHTEKATLFRLLDAERTAGVKLTESYAMWPGSSVSGLYIGHPESYYFGVGKIERDQVEDYAARKNWTVVEAERWLAPVLNYIPVANSNPAPTEATPPLVTSEADDTQSHPPGCACAFHLQYRKKAARG; encoded by the coding sequence ATGACAGCGAAGATCCAGTCCGAGACCGAAACACGTCTGCGCAAACTCGCGAGCGAGCGCATCCTGGTGCTCGACGGTGCCATGGGCACCATGATCCAGGCGCTTGAATTCGACGAGGCGGCGTTCCGCAGCGAGCGGTTCAAGGATTTTCACCGCGACGTGCGCGGCAACAACGATCTGCTGATCCTGACCCAGCCGGACGCGATCCAGACCATCCATGCGCAGTACCTGCGCGCCGGCGCCGACATCGTCGCCACCAACACCTTCTCGTCGACCTCGATCGCGCAAGCCGATTACGAGATGTCCGACCTCGCTTACGAACTCAATCTGCAGGGCGCGAAACTGGCGCGCGCGGCGGCGGATATTGTCAGCGCCGAGGATGGCAAACCACGTTTTGTCGCCGGCGCGCTCGGACCGACCAACCGCACGGCATCGATTTCTCCGGATGTCTCGAACCCGGGCTATCGCGCCGTGACCTTCGACGATCTGCGGATCGCCTATAGCGAACAGATCAATGGCCTGCTCGACGGCGGCGCTGATCTGCTGCTGGTCGAGACCATCTTCGACACCCTCAACGCCAAGGCCGCGCTGTATGCGGTGGCCGAGATCTGCGAGGCGCGTGGCATTCATGTGCCGGTGATGATCTCCGGCACCATCACCGACAAATCCGGGCGCCTGCTATCCGGCCAGTTGCCGGAAGCGTTCTGGTATTCGGTACGTCACGCCGATCCCGTCACCATCGGCTTCAATTGCGCACTCGGTGCCGAAGACCTGCGCGCCCATATTGACGATATCGGCCGCGTCGCCGATACGCTGGTGTGCGCTTATCCCAACGCCGGCCTGCCGAACGAATTCGGTCAGTATGACGAGAGCCCCGAGTACATGGCGCGCCTGGTCGGCGAATTCGCCCAGTCCGGCCTGGTCAACATCGTCGGCGGCTGCTGCGGCACCACGCCGGATCATATCGCGGCGATCGCAGCCGCCGTGGCGCCCCACCCTCCGCGCAAGGTGGTGGAGATCGCACCGCGACTGCGGCTGTCCGGACTGGAGCCGTTCGAACTGACGCCGGAAATCCCGTTCGTCAATGTCGGCGAGCGCACCAACGTCACCGGTTCGGCCCGCTTCCGCAAACTGATCACCAACGGCGATTATACCGCCGCGCTGCAGGTCGCGCGCGACCAGGTCGAGAGCGGCGCGCAGATCATCGACGTCAACATGGACGAAGGCCTGCTCGATTCCGAGCTGGCAATGACCACCTTCCTGCATCTGGTCGCGTCCGAGCCCGACATCGCCCGCGTGCCGGTGATGGTCGATTCCTCGAAATTCCATGTCATCGAAGCCGGCCTGAAGTGTGTTCAGGGCAAGCCGATCGTCAACTCGATCTCGATGAAGGAAGGCGAAGAGAAATTCATCCACGAAGCCACCATCGCGCGCCGCCATGGCGCCGCCGTGGTGGTGATGGCTTTCGACGAACAGGGCCAGGCCGATACCTTCGCGCGCAAGACCGAGATCTGCAAACGCGCCTACGACATCCTGGTCAATCAGCTGAACTTCCCGCCGGAAGACATCATCTTCGATCCGAACGTGTTCGCGATCGCCACCGGCATCGAGGAACACAACAATTACGGGGTCGATTTCATCGAGGCGACGCGCTGGATCCGCCAGAACCTGCCGCACGCGCATATCTCCGGCGGCGTCTCCAATTTGTCGTTCTCGTTCCGCGGCAACGAGCCGGTGCGCGAAGCCATGCACTCGGTGTTCCTGTATCATGCCATCAAGGCCGGCATGGACATGGGCATCGTCAACGCCGGACAGATGGCCGTCTATGACGACCTCGATCCCGAGCTGCGCCAGGTTTGCGAGGAGGTCATCCTCAACCTCGATCCCGGCGCGTCCGAGCGGCTGCTGGCGCTGGCGGAGAAATTCCGCGGCAAGGACGGCAAGCAGACCAAGGAAGCCGATCTCGCCTGGCGGGAATGGCCGGTGGACAAGCGGCTGTCGCACGCACTGGTGCACGGTATCACCGAATTCATCGAGGCCGACACGGAGGACGCGCGCGCGCTCGCCGATCGGCCGCTGGCAGTGATCGAAGGCCCGCTGATGGCCGGCATGAACATCGTCGGCGACCTGTTCGGCGACGGCAAGATGTTCCTGCCGCAGGTGGTGAAGTCCGCCCGCGTCATGAAGCAGGCCGTCGCTTATCTGATGCCGTTCATGGAAGAAGAAAAAGCGCGCAACCTCGCCAATGGCGTCGCCACCGACGGCCGCAACTCGGCCGGCAAGATCGTGCTCGCCACCGTCAAGGGCGACGTGCACGACATCGGCAAGAACATCGTCGGCATCGTGCTCCAGTGCAACAATTTCGAGGTGATCGACCTCGGCGTCATGGTGCCGGCAGCCAAAATCATCGAAACCGCGAAAGCCGAACAGGCCGACATCATCGGCTTGTCCGGCCTGATCACGCCATCGCTCGACGAAATGTGCCACCTGGCAGCCGAGATGGAGCGTAACGGCCTCGACCTGCCGCTGCTGATCGGCGGCGCCACGACGAGCCGCGTCCACACGGCGGTGAAGATCGACCCGAACTACAAGCGCGGCCCGGTGGTGCACGTCAATGACGCCAGCCGCGCGGTCGGCGTGGCCTCGTCGCTGCTGTCGCCGGAGCGGCGCACGGCGTATGCCGCGGACGTTCGCCAGGAATATCTGAAGATCTCCACCGCGCACGCCAAAGCCCAGGCCGACAAGAAGCGGCTATCGCTGGCCAAGGCCCGCGAGAACGCCATGACCATCGACTGGACCAGGTACCAGCCGAAAAAGCCGTCCTTCATCGGCACCAAGACTTTTACAGAGTATTCGCTCGCCGAACTGGCCGACTACATCGACTGGACGCCGTTCTTCCAGACCTGGGAATTGACCGGACGTTTCCCGGCGATTCTCGACGACCCGAAGGCCGGCGAAGTGGCGCGTTCGCTTTATGAAGACGCGCAGCGGATGCTGAAGCAGATCGTGGATGAGAAGTGGTTCAAGGCCTCCGCCACCATCGGCTTCTGGCCCGCCAATGCCGAAGGCGATGACATCATCGTCTACAGCGACGACACCCGCACCACGCCGATCGCGACCTATTACACCCTGCGCCAGCAGCTGGAAAAGCGCGAAGGCCGCTCCAACACCGCGCTGTCGGATTTCGTCGCGCCGAAATCGAGCGGCGTCGCCGACTATATCGGCTCGTTCGTGGTCACCGCCGGGATCGGCGAGGATGTCATTGCCGATCGTTTCAAACTGGCCAACGACGATTATTCGTCGATCCTGGTCAAAGCCCTGGCGGACCGGCTGGCCGAAGCCTTCGCCGAGCGCATGCATCAGCGCGCCCGCAAAGAGTTCTGGGGCTACGCGGCGGATGAGAATGTCAGCACCAATGATCTGATTCTCGAACAATATGCCGGCATTCGCCCGGCGCCGGGGTATCCGGCCCAGCCCGACCATACAGAGAAAGCGACGCTGTTCCGCCTGCTCGATGCCGAGCGCA
- the metF gene encoding methylenetetrahydrofolate reductase [NAD(P)H] gives MSETALSSRAAHSGAPAKQPRISFEFFPPKTEEMETNLWETIKRLAPLQPSFVSVTYGAGGSTRERTHSTITRILGETDLLPAAHLTCVGASRAEISDIVGRYHDVGVRHIVALRGDPAGGMGTPYVTHPDGHKNSADLVADIKRHYPDIEVSVSAYPEKHPESPDFDADIDFLKAKVDAGAARAITQCFFDNDLYYRYVDRVRARGIDIPIVPGILPVQSFKQVRNFATRTGTSLPSWLEAKFDGLDNDPETRKLVAATVAAGQVQKLAKQGVDNFHFYTMNRADLVFAISHLLGLRPVSQKAA, from the coding sequence ATGAGTGAGACCGCGTTGTCCTCCCGGGCCGCCCATAGCGGCGCCCCTGCAAAACAGCCCCGGATTTCGTTCGAATTCTTCCCGCCCAAGACGGAGGAGATGGAGACGAACCTGTGGGAGACCATCAAGCGGCTGGCGCCGCTGCAGCCGTCGTTCGTCTCGGTGACTTACGGCGCCGGCGGCTCGACCCGCGAGCGCACCCACTCGACGATCACCCGCATTCTCGGCGAGACCGACCTGTTGCCGGCAGCGCACCTGACCTGCGTCGGGGCATCGCGTGCGGAAATCAGCGATATCGTTGGCCGTTATCATGATGTCGGCGTCCGTCACATCGTCGCCCTGCGCGGCGATCCGGCCGGCGGCATGGGCACGCCCTACGTGACGCATCCCGACGGCCACAAGAATTCCGCCGACCTCGTCGCCGACATCAAGCGGCACTATCCGGATATCGAGGTCTCGGTCTCCGCCTATCCCGAAAAGCATCCGGAAAGCCCGGACTTCGATGCCGATATCGATTTCCTGAAGGCCAAGGTCGATGCCGGTGCGGCGCGGGCGATCACCCAGTGCTTCTTCGACAACGATCTCTATTATCGTTATGTCGATCGGGTTCGCGCCCGCGGCATCGATATTCCGATCGTGCCCGGTATCCTGCCGGTGCAGAGCTTCAAGCAGGTGCGAAACTTCGCCACCCGCACCGGCACGAGCCTGCCATCCTGGCTCGAAGCCAAGTTCGACGGCCTCGACAACGATCCGGAAACCCGCAAGCTGGTGGCCGCAACCGTCGCTGCGGGCCAGGTGCAGAAGCTCGCCAAGCAGGGCGTCGACAACTTCCATTTCTACACCATGAACCGCGCCGATCTCGTGTTCGCCATCAGTCATCTGCTGGGCTTGCGTCCGGTTTCGCAGAAAGCCGCTTGA
- a CDS encoding LLM class flavin-dependent oxidoreductase, protein MPPLSILDLSVVTSATKPATALRNSIDLARHADRLGYVRYWLAEHHNLSSVASPSPDLMIGQIAAVTERIRVGSGGVMLPNHAPLVVAERFKMLEALFPGRIDLGLGRAPGTDRATSYALRQRLLDRDGDDFLERLQELMLWETREFPAGHPFNNVVAMPDDTPLPPIWLLGSSDYSAQLSAQVGMGFAFAHHFASYDAVEALTHYRRHFQPSRWCATPRGILAIAVIVADTDEEAERLASSADLNRLRRDRGQYLPLPSPEEALAYPYTENERAAVTRNRSRLFVGSPATVLHKIQPLMSASEADEVMVITAVFDHEARKRSYSLLADAFGLAKAA, encoded by the coding sequence ATGCCTCCGCTCTCGATCCTCGACCTCTCGGTCGTCACATCAGCCACCAAACCCGCCACCGCGCTCCGCAACAGCATCGATCTGGCGCGGCACGCCGACCGGCTCGGCTATGTCCGCTACTGGCTGGCCGAGCATCACAATCTGTCCTCGGTCGCGAGCCCTTCGCCGGACCTGATGATCGGCCAGATCGCCGCGGTAACCGAGCGCATCCGAGTCGGCTCAGGCGGCGTGATGCTGCCCAACCACGCGCCGCTGGTGGTGGCCGAGCGCTTCAAGATGCTGGAGGCACTATTTCCGGGCCGGATCGATCTCGGGCTCGGGCGTGCGCCGGGCACCGATCGCGCCACCAGCTACGCGCTGCGCCAGCGGTTGCTGGATCGTGACGGCGACGATTTCCTCGAGCGGCTGCAGGAGCTGATGCTGTGGGAGACCCGCGAATTTCCTGCCGGTCACCCCTTCAACAACGTGGTCGCGATGCCCGACGACACCCCGCTGCCGCCGATCTGGCTGCTCGGCTCCAGCGACTACAGTGCTCAGCTCTCCGCGCAGGTCGGCATGGGTTTCGCGTTCGCGCACCATTTTGCCTCATATGATGCGGTCGAGGCGCTGACCCATTACCGCCGCCACTTCCAGCCGTCGCGCTGGTGCGCGACGCCGCGCGGCATTCTGGCGATCGCGGTCATTGTCGCGGACACTGATGAGGAGGCGGAGCGGCTGGCCTCATCCGCCGATCTCAACCGCCTGCGTCGCGATCGCGGCCAGTATCTGCCGCTGCCCTCGCCCGAGGAGGCCTTGGCTTATCCATATACGGAAAATGAGCGGGCTGCGGTGACGCGTAACCGTTCCCGGCTGTTTGTCGGCAGTCCGGCAACGGTGCTGCACAAGATCCAGCCGCTGATGTCAGCGAGTGAGGCGGACGAGGTGATGGTCATCACCGCCGTGTTCGACCACGAGGCGCGCAAGCGTTCCTATAGCCTGCTGGCCGACGCGTTCGGCCTCGCCAAGGCAGCGTAA
- a CDS encoding prephenate dehydratase, protein MKIAFQGEMGANSHIAIVEAFPDAEAAPYATFEDALAAIASGEADLGMIPIENSVAGRVADIHHLLPHSGLFIVGEWFLPVRHQLVAPRGAKLSDIKTVESHVHALGQCRKVIRKLGIKPIVAGDTAGSARAIAERGDKTCAAISSRLAAQIYGLDVLSEDIEDEAHNTTRFVLLAREEKWAKPDSGPLVTTFVFRVRNLPAALYKAMGGFATNGVNMTKLESYMVDGNFFATQFYADVDGHPEDRGLAYALEELKFFSREFRIVGVYPAHPFRATFSETKD, encoded by the coding sequence ATGAAAATCGCATTCCAGGGCGAAATGGGCGCGAACTCCCATATCGCCATCGTCGAGGCCTTTCCTGACGCGGAGGCCGCCCCCTATGCGACGTTCGAGGATGCGCTTGCCGCGATCGCCTCGGGCGAAGCCGATCTCGGCATGATTCCGATCGAGAATTCGGTGGCCGGACGCGTCGCCGATATCCATCACCTGCTGCCGCATTCCGGGCTGTTCATCGTCGGCGAATGGTTCCTGCCGGTCCGCCATCAGCTGGTGGCGCCGCGCGGCGCCAAGCTCAGCGACATCAAGACCGTCGAAAGCCATGTCCATGCGCTGGGCCAGTGCCGCAAGGTCATCCGCAAGCTCGGCATCAAGCCGATTGTCGCCGGCGATACCGCAGGCTCCGCCCGCGCCATTGCGGAGCGCGGCGACAAGACCTGCGCGGCGATCTCCTCCCGACTGGCCGCGCAGATCTACGGCCTCGATGTTCTGAGCGAGGACATTGAGGACGAGGCCCACAACACCACGCGCTTCGTGCTGCTGGCCCGCGAGGAGAAATGGGCCAAGCCGGACTCAGGCCCGCTGGTCACAACTTTTGTATTCCGGGTGCGCAACCTGCCGGCCGCGCTCTACAAGGCCATGGGCGGTTTCGCCACCAACGGCGTCAACATGACCAAGCTGGAAAGCTACATGGTGGACGGCAATTTCTTTGCCACGCAATTCTACGCCGATGTGGACGGCCATCCGGAAGATCGCGGCCTGGCCTACGCCCTGGAGGAGCTGAAGTTCTTCTCGCGCGAATTCCGCATTGTCGGCGTCTATCCGGCGCACCCGTTCCGGGCGACGTTCAGCGAAACCAAGGATTAA
- a CDS encoding 3-deoxy-manno-octulosonate cytidylyltransferase, translated as MARSDTLLLIPSRMASTRLAGKPLKDIAGLPMIVQVVRRAEEARIGRVVVATDTSEIADAVTAHGGKAIMTRDDHPSGSDRIYEALCKLDPSGQVRTIINVQGDLPTIAADDIRAVLGPLQDPAVDIGTLAAVIAKDEEHTNPSVVKMIGSPITTSHLRALYFTRATAPYGDGPRYHHIGLYAYRREALARFVTLPPSPLERRESLEQLRALEAGMRIDVTVVDSVPLGVDTPHDLEIAREMLAAKS; from the coding sequence ATGGCCAGATCCGATACATTGCTGCTGATTCCCTCCCGCATGGCTTCGACCCGCCTGGCGGGAAAGCCGCTGAAGGATATCGCCGGCTTGCCGATGATCGTCCAAGTCGTGCGCCGCGCCGAGGAAGCCCGGATCGGCCGGGTGGTGGTGGCCACCGATACGTCCGAGATCGCCGACGCCGTGACCGCACATGGCGGAAAGGCCATCATGACCCGGGACGACCATCCGTCGGGATCGGACCGGATCTACGAGGCGCTGTGCAAGCTCGACCCTTCCGGGCAGGTCCGCACCATCATCAATGTCCAGGGTGACCTGCCCACCATCGCCGCCGACGACATCCGCGCCGTGCTGGGACCGCTGCAGGACCCCGCGGTCGACATCGGCACGCTGGCGGCTGTCATCGCGAAGGACGAGGAGCACACCAACCCAAGCGTTGTGAAGATGATCGGTTCGCCAATTACGACAAGTCATCTGCGCGCGCTGTATTTCACCCGCGCCACCGCCCCCTACGGCGATGGCCCGCGTTATCATCATATCGGCCTCTATGCTTATCGCCGCGAGGCCCTGGCGCGGTTCGTCACGCTGCCGCCCTCGCCGCTGGAGCGGCGTGAAAGCCTCGAACAGCTGCGCGCGCTGGAAGCCGGCATGCGGATCGACGTCACGGTTGTTGACTCGGTCCCGCTCGGCGTCGATACGCCCCATGACCTCGAAATCGCCCGCGAGATGCTGGCGGCGAAATCCTGA
- a CDS encoding cytochrome c family protein, with protein MDSFELNKIMGAILGTCLVLMVTNLTAGAVFSPKKVEKPGFEIAAKEETASGGGAKEAAAPAEPIEKLLQTASVEKGAASAKKCAACHTFEKGGPNRVGPNLYDIVNRDRAVEAGFNYSAAMKAKGGKWTFDELSKFLHNPKGYIPGTAMGFAGLPKDSERADVIDYLRTLAENPAPLPTAAK; from the coding sequence ATGGACTCCTTCGAACTCAACAAAATCATGGGCGCAATTCTGGGCACCTGCCTGGTCTTGATGGTGACGAATCTGACCGCGGGTGCGGTTTTCTCGCCCAAGAAGGTGGAAAAGCCGGGTTTCGAGATCGCGGCCAAGGAAGAGACCGCCAGCGGCGGCGGGGCCAAGGAAGCGGCCGCGCCGGCTGAGCCGATCGAAAAGCTGCTGCAGACCGCCTCGGTTGAAAAGGGCGCGGCATCGGCCAAGAAGTGCGCCGCCTGCCACACCTTCGAAAAGGGCGGCCCGAACCGGGTGGGTCCGAATCTCTACGACATCGTGAACCGCGACCGCGCGGTCGAAGCCGGGTTCAACTACTCTGCTGCGATGAAGGCCAAGGGCGGCAAGTGGACCTTCGACGAACTCAGCAAGTTCCTGCACAATCCGAAGGGCTACATCCCCGGCACCGCGATGGGCTTCGCCGGCCTGCCCAAGGACAGCGAGCGCGCCGACGTCATCGACTATCTGCGCACGCTGGCGGAAAATCCCGCGCCGCTCCCGACCGCTGCGAAATAA
- a CDS encoding extracellular solute-binding protein, with amino-acid sequence MKISRRRVLQGGAIAATAPLFQITSAGLLIDAANAQTAPADTRWRHGLSLFGDIKYPAGFKHFDYVNPDAPKGGIIRQIANGTFDSFNVAVAGVKGNIAAGVNQIYDTLTVPSLDEISTEYGLLAEAVSYPDDFSSAIYRLRAEAKWHDGKPVTPEDVIFSLDAFKTHNPRMSGYYLHVVKAEKVGDRDVKFTFDGPGNRELPQIVGQLVVLPKHWWEGTDEQGRKRDIGTTTLEKPLGCGAYRIKDFVPGRSISYERVPEYWGSKLNVNIGQDNFAELRFEYFRDSIVAIEAFKADQVDYRAENSAKNWATAYDFPAVKDNRVLLEEFETRNSGIMQAFAFNIRRDKFKDARLRRAFNMAFDFEEMNKQIFFGQYTRIKSYFEGTELASSGLPQGAELAILETVRAKVPPEVFTTEYTNPVNGAADAVRNNLREAVRLMKEAGYEVRDRKMTNVKTGEALNVEFLSYDPNGERYVLFYKPSLERLGVGVTARTVDDAQYENRLRQWDFDIITGLWPESLSPGNEQRYFWGSQAADQAGSRNYIGIKDKAVDTLIERVIFAKNRDDLVAATKALDRVLLWNHFVVPQWTYNKQRLARWDRFGRPPQLPKYGASAFPTVWWYDVDKATRIGRRS; translated from the coding sequence TTGAAGATTTCCCGACGCCGCGTTCTCCAGGGCGGAGCCATTGCTGCAACGGCTCCGCTATTCCAAATCACATCTGCCGGTCTTTTGATCGATGCCGCGAATGCGCAAACGGCTCCGGCCGATACGAGATGGCGGCACGGGTTGTCGCTGTTCGGCGATATCAAATATCCGGCGGGCTTCAAGCACTTCGACTACGTCAATCCCGATGCGCCGAAGGGCGGCATTATCAGGCAGATTGCGAACGGGACGTTCGATAGCTTCAATGTCGCGGTCGCCGGCGTGAAGGGGAATATCGCCGCGGGGGTTAACCAGATCTATGATACGTTGACCGTCCCCTCGCTGGATGAAATTTCTACTGAGTATGGCTTGCTGGCGGAGGCCGTTAGCTATCCGGACGATTTCAGTTCGGCCATTTACCGGTTGCGGGCCGAGGCCAAGTGGCACGACGGCAAACCGGTGACGCCGGAAGATGTTATCTTCTCCCTCGATGCCTTCAAGACCCACAATCCGCGGATGTCGGGCTACTACCTCCACGTGGTGAAGGCGGAAAAGGTAGGGGATCGCGATGTGAAATTCACTTTTGACGGGCCGGGCAACCGTGAGTTGCCGCAGATCGTCGGGCAATTGGTGGTGCTGCCGAAACACTGGTGGGAGGGCACCGACGAGCAGGGACGCAAGCGCGACATCGGTACGACCACGCTGGAAAAGCCGCTGGGGTGTGGCGCCTATCGCATCAAGGACTTCGTCCCCGGCCGTTCTATTTCCTACGAACGTGTTCCCGAGTATTGGGGATCCAAGCTCAACGTCAACATCGGTCAGGACAATTTCGCCGAGCTGCGGTTCGAATATTTCCGCGATTCCATCGTGGCGATCGAAGCCTTCAAGGCCGATCAAGTGGATTACCGCGCTGAGAACAGCGCCAAGAACTGGGCCACTGCGTACGATTTTCCGGCTGTGAAGGACAATCGTGTGCTGCTCGAGGAATTCGAGACCCGCAACAGCGGTATCATGCAGGCGTTTGCCTTTAACATTCGGCGCGACAAATTCAAGGATGCACGGTTGCGCCGTGCCTTCAATATGGCGTTCGATTTCGAGGAGATGAACAAGCAGATCTTCTTCGGCCAGTACACGCGTATCAAAAGCTATTTCGAGGGCACCGAGCTTGCCTCGTCCGGACTGCCGCAAGGCGCCGAACTGGCTATCCTGGAAACTGTGCGCGCCAAGGTCCCACCGGAGGTCTTCACCACCGAATACACCAATCCCGTCAACGGCGCGGCGGATGCGGTTCGCAACAACCTTCGTGAGGCCGTGCGGCTGATGAAGGAAGCCGGCTACGAGGTGCGCGACCGCAAGATGACCAACGTCAAGACGGGCGAAGCCCTGAACGTTGAGTTCCTGAGCTACGACCCAAACGGTGAGCGTTACGTGCTGTTCTACAAGCCGTCGCTGGAGCGGCTGGGGGTCGGCGTGACGGCGCGCACGGTTGACGATGCGCAGTATGAGAATCGGCTACGACAGTGGGATTTCGATATCATCACCGGGCTCTGGCCGGAGTCGCTGTCGCCCGGTAACGAGCAACGCTATTTCTGGGGCTCGCAAGCCGCTGACCAGGCCGGCTCGCGCAACTATATCGGCATCAAGGACAAAGCGGTTGATACGCTGATCGAGCGCGTCATCTTCGCCAAGAATCGCGACGATCTGGTCGCTGCGACCAAGGCGCTCGACCGCGTGCTGTTGTGGAATCACTTCGTGGTGCCGCAATGGACCTACAACAAGCAGCGGCTCGCCCGCTGGGATCGTTTCGGACGGCCTCCGCAGTTGCCGAAATACGGCGCGTCCGCATTCCCCACGGTGTGGTGGTACGACGTCGACAAGGCCACCCGCATAGGCAGACGCTCTTGA